tGGTACTGAATATCTTGTTGTGTAATCAAAGAGCCCTTCAAGTGTTTTCGCTTCTTCTTTCGGTAGCCAATCTGAAGTTATTGCTTGTGTTGTTTGGTTTTTTGCAGTGTTGTCAGTTCATCACAATTTATAGGTTTAGAGTTGTCCCCTTGAAGAATAAATTGTGTCAAGATAGGAGAGTTGGAAAGACGCATTTTACGCGAAATGGTTGAAAAGGGTCGGTCAGTATTCTGTTTCGTTTTAAGTATTCCATAAAGACTCCATGGACGGAGTCCCCTCATTTGTCAGGTTAAGCTTGGTTAAAGATAAAGTAGAACTTTAAGATATCAGTAGTTTAGTCATTAGTGGCTCATTAATCCTTAATTTTCTTTTTAGAAACTTCTAATTTGACATGAGTTATGCATGTGGCAGGCAAATAAAAAGATGCCAAAGTGTCCCCTGGCCCTGGTTGATGCCCAAGGCCTCAGGTGCCAGGCTTTTTCTGTTATTATCAATCTATTGTAATATAGTAATCATTAATCTTTAATCAAATAATCAAGGACTTCAAGTCACTTGATCAAGTTATTTCTGAAGAGGGTCAATGTTGTTGCGCAGGAACTGCTGCTGATTTTAGCACTCATTCGAATCGGAAAAACATTACTCCCACATAAAATAGGAAACAGCGACTCTACCCAAAATTCGTGCTTAATGTGTAAACAACTTTTGGCACCAGCAAAAGATTCACACAGCCATTTGATAGGCACAAAGCAAACTATTCTTTCGCCTTTAACTAAAAGAATACTGTGTGCTTGCACCGTTTCCAAGAGGCATACGCCTGTTTTTGGAGGGCTTtctctttgttttattttttaaaagaaaCCCAACTCAACAATAGTTTAATCAAAATTTCTATCTCATTTTCCTTGTTTCTTCGTTACCGTCCAAGAGCTTAAGCTTAATCTGGTCAGTGTCAAGACGGGAAAGTCGCATTTCTTTGTGCTGCATTGTGTTTATACTAAGTTTCTGGATCCTTTTTACATAAAGAAATCCAGCGAATCAAGCCGGTACGTAAAGAAATCCAGACATCTACTAACGTGCAGAATTGGCCATCTTCTTGGATGGACACTGCCTCCAGTTTCCGAGGCGACTCTTTACAAGAAAAAGAGAAGTTAAAGTCATCATTTACCTCCCTTACTCATCACATTATGCATCTGTCATTGAATTATCGCAGAAAAAATAAACGATGACTTTAACTTCTCTTTTTCTTGTAAAGAATAATTACAGAAAAAGAATAATATGATCAGTCCAGGCGGCCAGACGCTTCAATAGCGAATTAAGCGATTAAGTTATGACTGGTGATACTTATCGGACAATATGAAGTTCACATTCGCCTCCAGCATAATTTACCGACCAGGAAAACGGATGCGTCTAGACCGGAGCGGACTATGTCTCTGGAGCTCTGACAAACGTCTATAAAGGATTGTCATCTTCATCTTAACAGTGGACTTCCAAGTGGGTTGCTCGTGATGCTAGGTGCAAAAGGGTATAGCTGGCAATAAAGAGACCCCAAGAAacacaatgcattaattggctaCTGGATTGGTGTTGGGTTAATCATCATCACATGCTTGAACAACTGCTCAAGTGCAATATCGACAGCATCTTGATAATTTTTATCTTTACCACTAGTTGCATTAGGGTGAGTGTATGTAATTCTAGGGATCATATCAATAACGGCACTCCTCATCTTCTCAACTTTTGCTTTTGGAATTTTCATCAGTTCCTCCTCTATTTGTTTCCACTTCTTCTCGGGTATGTAAACCGAATACTCGTTCGGATCTTTCGGTAAATACCATTCGTACTGAGTGTAGGCCGTGTGCGGAGAGAAGAAGACTGGTATACAACCAGCTAGTATCGAGTCGAATGTAGATCGCCGGGTGAACGAGTCACCTGGAGCCTGCATGCAAAATCTGGAGACGCTCATTACTTTAAGTACTTCTCTTGGATTATGACATTTACTCGCTCCGACTCTGCCGCATTTCAACATTTTGCACCGACGTGACTCGCTGCATTGTCGAAGTATTTCGTCTCGGATAGCTGCTTTCTCGACTCCTGTTCGTGGAGCGTCTACGAAAGAGAACAAGTGAGGCCTGTCCATGGACCTCATTTTGTTTTGCCATTTAACCATCTCGGCCGATGTGGAGGGATGAAAGTAAGATGGGAATGGAATCCCATGTTGGTTGGTGCCCTGCCAAGGGTGTCTTTCCACTGTGAGCACAGACATGTTCTTGACATGAGGTAGTTTTAAAAGCGAATTGGCTCCAAAATCAGACCCGGAATCCGTCCTCATGAAATCCCAAGCAGTCCTTCCCAGTGCCAAGAAATGATCCTTGCCTTGATTCCTCTGCCACCATGGCTGCTGATTCAGATATTCTACCAACTCGACCGCCAATTCATCACGCTTTGCCAAGTCAGATTCTCGAAACTTACTAGACGCGTGAAGGCCACCGTAGAACGGCACGTAAAACAATGTCGCAGAGTTCTCACTGGGTTCCCATGTTCGGCACGGATGGTTCACTATACGTGCATGGAAGATCATCTCCGCTATGAATTGGTGAGTCGCGAACAAACTGAAGGTACTTCCACCTTCGCCGTTCATATTATCACCGCCAAAGCCGCCATCGTCCTCCATGTGGAGGAGTGGTTGGCCTAAACCGTTGTTAGTGACGTGAGGACACATGTCGGTGTACACATTGAGGTGCTGAGTCCTCCGCCATCGGAAGAAACAGAACTACGGCCGGCAATGGCACTTGCCTAAATGTGAAATTTCGAAAACATTTGTGCAGTTGATATTGGCTGTTCACATGTTATTTTAATTGTGGTCATGGATATTTGTCATAACGTAGCCGATTGCAGTATATTTCCATTCGATATCCAACACTTGTAACTTGCTGAAGCAGCGACTTATTAGTTCGGAACGTACTTGTTTGTCAATTGTATAACTAAACGTTAATAATCCAACTGGTCTCAATTGCTTTTTAGTTAAATTACTATTTTGAACCATTTTGTGGAACAGTAGATTCCTCCCAGCAGGCCCAACAGGGGAGTTGTAATAGAACGATTGTtcggggactactcaaaaaaagGTGGGGACTACTTTGTGAATAAGGGGTGttctaaaaaattagggaaaactaaTCTGTTCTTATTCTAATTAAGGTTATAACtaaccctaataacccactaaTCTAATCCACTACCCACTAATCTAACCcactaattaaaatcttaataaaaacttaaaatcagtttcaaaactgattattcttttcttcttcatcttcttcttcttcttctcctcttttcctcttcttcgtcAACATCgacattaatcgtcgattcgaaaaaatttcatcgtcgattaatcaatcttcaTAAGCAATGCGTGCCAAGCAAACACCCAGACTTCCAGGATTGAGTCCGGGACTCCCACAGATAGTGAATCTCCCAAAACAATTGCTACTTCAAAAAGAACTTGAACCACCGTTCAGAGGcaaaatcaatcatccaacagCAACCAAGAAGTCCGATTCAAGTGAAATGCAAATCCgcgggtaatttccttcatacccattcttttcaatttgttatttgttgaagaaatcgattagaaatcatcaaaacccattgaaaatggtagttacagtagACATTTTGGCTAGGAGaattttttgtgtaaccctagAATTGCTAACCGAACTccaaaaataagaacagttcggtgtgctcgcaaaaaattgaaaaatatctgGTGACCGAACTACAAAGTTTGGTCTACTCGAAAAAAAATCTCTCATCAACGAACTCAatttttcctttgaaagaatgagttcggtttGGTCGATAATTTTTATGGATAACCGAACAGTTGAAATATGTAGTTCGGTATGCTCGCAAGAAAAACTCTCGTAACCGAACTAAATTTTTCAAAAGTtaagaatgagttcggttttgtcgataatttttatggctaaccgaactgttgaaatatgtagttcggtgtgctcgcaaaaaaaaaaatctcgtaACCGAattaaatttttcaaaagttaAGAATGAGTTCAATTTTGTCAGTAATTTTTATGGCTAACCGAAGTGTTGAAATTTGCAGTTCGGTTACGATGCAAAAATTTTtttggtaaccgaactatagTCTGCTAACTTAGGTGTCGTGTTTACTTTATTCTTtagttttatttgatttgataacacaatattctcttatgtttagctaatactttggtttttgttcattaggaacaaaggaaaaagattgagactacaactagatgaggatttgaaaactcccACCCCTTGTGGAACAAAACATTTAAATTTACGAAAACGTGGTGCCACAAATTCTAAACATGGAGAGGGCTTGTTACCGGAAGTCAACCAAGATAATGTTCTTGATGTAATCCAAGATGTCAATGAAGAGGTGATGGAGAATACAATTGATAATGttattgaagaagagaatgatgatgaagaagagcaagaaaatgaagaccaaggaaatgaagaggttgaacaagagcaaggaaatgaagaccaatgaaatgtagaagaagaagaactagaacccggcaaagaaggagaaggacaagaggagggagacgatgaagaggaggaagaggatggagaagagggagaggatgatgatgaagaagaagaggaagaggatggagaagagggagaggatgatgatgaagaagagcaagaaattgttcctgctaaagagaaaaagaagccgAAGCCGCCTGGCAAAATATACTCACACATTACCCATGTTGATTTGTGTTTGCCACCAGTGGatccaacttatggtactccaaatgaTGGAGGGGAAACATTGTTTGGGTACAAACACTCGTGGGCTGCGAAGATCTATGCGGCAAATgtattctttaagttcatagtgTTACGTTCTTTTCGTATTAATAGTGTTTCGTCAAGTATTAATAATGTTATGTTATTTTCGTAGGATCATAACGATGCAATTCGTCTTATTAAACGTCAAAAGGCGTCCACATGGGATCTTTCTTTGGAGTGTGACGAGTTTGTAGCCAAGGTTAAAGAATGTGTGTTATGGAGATCTATTGAGTTAGCACATGTGGAATTTGACACTGTTTCCGTATCCGCATTTCTCGAGAGGCATTATCCCGAGACATATATTATGCATCTTCCATTAGGCGAGATGGGAATTACTCCCGATGATTGCCATAATATCACCGGCTTACCAGTGGAAGGTAATGTCTTTGAGAAGGCTACAACCCCTCAATGAGTTATGAAGCTCTTGAAGATTTGCTTTAAAATGTCTAGGATGGGATGCAAGAaaacgggtgtaaacggatccacttccttcaacatggaagcatgggtttctgatgGTTATACGTTACTtcactcttccatcacccaatcgttcccacttcctacgagatcagggtacgtttaaatatgacttgtataaataggctttacatatttccaccaaacaacaagttttggtcggcaacaacatagtatccagaaatcaccaagaattgATAGattttcactctgcaagccagttccactttctgatacaagtcataaaacaagccacatcttcagaattaaccattctggtctcaacactctcttcgcttccctccctaagaccaacccttctccttcactttgtgaccgaagcaagcctggaacgaccatttctcggtttaggccaggattgtacagattgatctctcgaatcaaaagtactcccgtgcagtgcattgtttatggtttagattcgtttctcatccacacacccaaaattaccgaaatcagtagaaacagttttcacccacaaacaccaacGTCCGAACTAATAGTAGCGTTAATACAAATcgttcaaggagatttcagaagaGTCCCACTCAATCTAAGATGAAggatgatgttcaagatgtgagaAAGGTACCAGTAGGTGAAGACAACAATGGAGAcatgaaggacaaccttaatctgataattgaaggatacaaggatcctATCAACAGGCTATCAAAATCCTCcaaacaaacttcttctggtaaggattcaaacttagtctcatactttgatgatagtaagatttatgatactttttcacatcaaaaagggtttcctccaaaaatcagaaggaaaaagaggattaaccatgaacatttctcatttgatgagcataaagctcatacttgtgttaattaatcacaaggattgaaaTATTACTCATGAAAAATCTTGTTGACTAAGATatgctaataatcaggtatacttattggtaaaGTGTTGTCTGAttagttgagttattttcttattattcttAGCTAAACTATTTCCTACGGACAGCTTTGCCTAAGTATTGTTTTGTTTCGAGAATCACTTCAAGTGTCTACTTTttagatatttctaggttgttcttcgggaatataagaccggattatcaattggttcctgttcaccttaattttatcaaaagacagaacaaaaacttcgtaggtatttctgtgggagacaaatttatctatcagaatagacttttctgtaggagacagattcatttattaagtcttcgactttgggtcgtagcaactcttagttgtgggtgagatcagctaagggaatcaagtgcgtagagtcctgctgtgATTCAGAGGCGTATGGAACGTGACTTCACCTTAatcgtgagacttggttaggtctcaactacattccagtccgaagttaacttatagtaggctagtgtctgtagcggcttaatacagtgtggtgttccaaactggactaggtcccggagtttttctgcatttgcggtttcctcgttaacaaaacttttggtgtttgtgttatttcttttccgcattatattttctatataattgaaatatcacaggttgtgcgcagttcaatcaatAGGTAAATGCGACCTTTGGtttgttgattgacacttgaacattggttctcgataccgttcaagttatttctcgtaTCAATcggactcactgatttctatttatttgattgcagattgtgttgagaaattgagatataattcttggatgtttttccttgattgagtctgactgtctagttgattctctaggaattatattggagttagtccatatagattgccgaacgaaatattgggtgtggttgttagacccccgcttttttaaaacCGATCCATTTACTAATGGGAAGTTTTTGTTAAAAATTGTTAATAACCGAGATAATGGATTCAGTTTTGGTTTTCTCTCAAAACCGAACCGATAAACCATTGGTGAAACCAGTTGTATTTTGTTTTAGTCGACCGGTTAGAAGTTCTAATTTTTAAGTTCCTTCACTCGTCCTATAACTTCTAACAGACTAAAACCACATCTCCACCGCCAACCTGCAACTgattattcttctttcttcttcttctcctcatcCTCTTTTAACAGTACTACCACTCTACAACTCTACCAGGCCTTCACCACCAATTTCAGTCGAGTGAGATAAGATTTTTAACCAAAATCGATATGTAACTTCATTAAAAAGGTAACCGTCGGTTAACTAAAACCCACTGGAAAAAACCGAAACTGATTAGAACTGACTAGAAACCGAGCCGACGGTTAATGGTTCGGTgctgaatttttttttagaaaccgaGAGTAATGGTTTCGGTTTTAGTTTTGTTGGAAACCGAGCCGAAACCGACCATGTATGTCCATACCTACTACTGAGAAAAGCCACTTACGCCCACACAAATTGCgacatattttcaaaaaatttagAAACTATTATTTACGGCAAGTTCTAATAGTTATCATCCTGGCCACATGTTGGGAAACATGCTTCCACTACTTGGGCAATATTTCCCAACCTAACCGTAGCCAAATGTCAACAAGTCACGTAATGTAAAGATATAAGAAATGTAGGAAAAACTCGAATTGAACAGGGAATTCGACGAGAAAAGGAAGCAGTACAAGTTTTACTAACAACAACACCAATACCACAAGCTAGTAAGTGATAAACAGTTCTGATATgggaatgttgttgttgatgatactTTCTCACTCCACCTCCACATCAAAGAACCACCCGCAACACCAATGATGCAACCATCTCTTAATCGACAAACAATCACAGGAAATGAAAGAACTTAGATGAAACCACCTTATGTCAAGCAGAAAATGAAGACTACAATTAccttcatatatatttttttaattaatttttattagtGGAAGAGTGATTAGGATAGGAAAATATCGTTTTGGTAAGAACAACAGGTTCATAGAGTATGTCGATGCAATTAGTTTCTTTATCATCCTCTCATTGATGAGTTGTAAATGATTTTTTATTAAAATCGTTATGAATTTTACGTAACATAACACTTTGAGTCTTTAGATTTAACCATTCAAAAAGTTTTTGAATAATTCTTTCGAATATGTACTATACATGAATTGTGATCTTTGTTAAACTCTAATTAAATTCATGTCCAAAAAAAATTCTAATTAAATTTAATATAATATTTACTTTGACAGCGTCAACTGGCAGTCTCTATGTTGTATATTGCAAAATCACGAGTTTGATGGATACAATGGTATGTATCCTCGCATCATCTCTATGTTTTAATCAACGGAGGTTCTATTGAAAATTTAAACCCTCTAAAAGCTTAAGACGGGGAGATTCACTCTTTCCTTACCTATTTTTGCTGGTGGTGGAAATTCTCTCCAAATTGCTGAATGATGCAGTCATTAGAAATCAGATTCATGGGTTCAAGGTTGCGGAAATTGGCACTATGTTTTCTCACCTATAATTTTTGGACGACACTCAGATATTCTTAGATGCGAATGTGGAGGAAGTGCAAATATTGTTTATCATCCTAGCAGTCTTTGAGACCCTAATAGGTATgaaattgtacttagagaagagtACCATTGTCAGTGTGGGTGCTGATGATAATATAGGTTTGTTGGCCAAATACCATTGTCAGTGTGGGTGCTGATGATAATATAGGTTTGTTGGCTAAAGAATTTGGTTGCAAAACTGAGAAATTACCTATTAGGTATTTGGGATTCCAATTGGTACCATTTCTCATTAACTTAATCATCTTCTTCTCAATGCTAACAGAAGGatgaaaaaaagataaataataaaTAGGAAGGTAAATTGTAGTTCTTTGGAGTTGCGAACTGGACGCATTTAAGTTTATGCCCTGTAATcagatcacaaaattggttaaaaagatcaaaatcaacaatttctgggtgaaaaggacatttacattttgatactgtttaaatggacaaaaatgtaaaaatagtcaggatgtaaacagtttcatcctacccattttcaaatacttttttttatttttaatttacatcaggatgcatccagtttcatccttgctattttttaagtttaaatcaggatgaatccagtttcatccttgctatttttttggtttccatttcacccataataatttttactcgtccatttgaaccatgttttaaaaatatttggacaaatgacccatttttcgtaaTCAGATACACCACAACTGGGAGACGATTTCCCATGCGTAACGCTTGACTGTAATATGGTtgccctttttttttctctttaatataaatTTTCATTCTTCAAATAAGTATTTactttaaaaataaagaaaatagaaaatgaagaagaacccGACAATAAATACATAAAGCGTAGTATACATTTTAGTATAATTCAAGTTGTCTCTCTCAAGTTGTCTCTCTTGTCCACAGAATTctaacctagtttaattgggggccataacttccaattgggggtcatggaattttgtttgccccccaaaattttcaggggtgtaaatatcgcaatatgaatatactattttacccttcactaattgaaaatcagtttcactaattaacAACCCTAATTAAGGCCCCTAATCTATATAccctaattaaatcaaagagaaaatcagtttctcttttatcttcatcttcctctcctccctttctcttctccacctccaccattaacgactccacctccaccgaggaaaattcttcgaactgattcatcgcgtaatcgtcgatgataaaactttaatcgacgattaacttcttctacaaatatgGCTAAAACAAAGCAAATCTCTCGCAAAGCACTTCAAATTCCTAATCTTGTAGATGCGGTGAATGCAAAGGTGTACGTGCGAAGAGCTCCTGAAGCAAGCAAATCGAAACCCAAAAAGGGAATGGCTCCAATTAGAGGGTACGTGAACTTAAACCCACCTCCTAttcgatgttttggttgtttttttattGTGTAATCGATATTGGTAACTGAAAAATATAAGTTACAGAGTGAGAGTCGTTAGCATCGAAGAAataataccctaacgactcttacattgcatgctttttctatgaaaaatcgttaacctgttagtgtaaatatggagacccttgttctgctacttcgaccttttgtgccctagaatagagtcgtcgccatattaggttgaagatgacgactgTAGTTTGACGACCCCAAATTAGTGCGCAACGACTCTGGGTTGAACTGCCTTCTGTTGGAGAAAACGATAGAGTCGTCAG
This is a stretch of genomic DNA from Papaver somniferum cultivar HN1 chromosome 1, ASM357369v1, whole genome shotgun sequence. It encodes these proteins:
- the LOC113357181 gene encoding probable xyloglucan galactosyltransferase GT17 → MVQNSNLTKKQLRPVGLLTFSYTIDKQFCFFRWRRTQHLNVYTDMCPHVTNNGLGQPLLHMEDDGGFGGDNMNGEGGSTFSLFATHQFIAEMIFHARIVNHPCRTWEPSENSATLFYVPFYGGLHASSKFRESDLAKRDELAVELVEYLNQQPWWQRNQGKDHFLALGRTAWDFMRTDSGSDFGANSLLKLPHVKNMSVLTVERHPWQGTNQHGIPFPSYFHPSTSAEMVKWQNKMRSMDRPHLFSFVDAPRTGVEKAAIRDEILRQCSESRRCKMLKCGRVGASKCHNPREVLKVMSVSRFCMQAPGDSFTRRSTFDSILAGCIPVFFSPHTAYTQYEWYLPKDPNEYSVYIPEKKWKQIEEELMKIPKAKVEKMRSAVIDMIPRITYTHPNATSGKDKNYQDAVDIALEQLFKHVMMINPTPIQ